In Paludibacter propionicigenes WB4, the genomic window ACTTTTAAAGCTAACGAAAAGACTCATTAAATTTGGGTTTTCAACAAATGAAATTATAGCCGAAGCCACCCACTATGCAGGCATAATTCAATCGACAAAAATAACACAGAAATTAAAACTAATTCGGTTTAAAATTTTTTTTCTGAGATTATTATATTGTCCTCATAATTTACTAAAGTGAAATTTTTCCACTAATATCACATATGTTTGAATTAATAAAAGTAGCCCGAAAAGATTGTTCGAAATCTAAATTTTCCATCTTGATTCCAAGCTGGAATAACTTAGACTACTTACAGGTCTGCATAAATAGTATTCTTAAAAATTCTGTTTTCGATCACCAAATAATTGTTGTTGTAAACGACGGGAATGATGGAACTTTAGAATGGGTTAAAAATAATCAAATACTTGATTATGTTCATGCTAAAGAGAATATCGGGATTTGTTATGCATTGAATATTTGCAGGGGTTTGATTAAGACGGATTATGTCCTTTATGCAAATGATGATATGTATTTTCTACCCAATTGGGATAAGATATTAGCTGATGAAATAGAAAAAATCGGACATAAAAATTTCATGCTCTCCGCGACAATGATTGAGCCGACAGGTGAAAATCCATGTTCAGTAATTCGGAATTATGGTAATGATATCAAATCGTTCCGTGAGGCTGATTTGCTTGCAGATCAGGAGAAACTATACCGGGACGATTGGAATGGGAGTACCTGGCCACCCAATATTGTTCATATAGATAATTGGGATTTAGTTGGAGGTATGAGTATTGAATATAGTCCGGGAATGTATTCGGATCCCGATTTATCCAGAAAATTATGGGAGGCCGGAATCCGCATTTTTAAAGGTAAAGGAACCAGTCTGGTTTATCACTTCGCTTGTAAATCAACCGGTCGAATACGTAAGAACAAAGGTCAAAAAACATTTGTGTTGAAATGGAATATATCGGCTAAAACATTTCAAACTAAATATTTACTGCGTGGACAATCAGTTGTAAATGAACTTCCGGAAATTCATCTGACAACTACCGAAAA contains:
- a CDS encoding glycosyltransferase, coding for MFELIKVARKDCSKSKFSILIPSWNNLDYLQVCINSILKNSVFDHQIIVVVNDGNDGTLEWVKNNQILDYVHAKENIGICYALNICRGLIKTDYVLYANDDMYFLPNWDKILADEIEKIGHKNFMLSATMIEPTGENPCSVIRNYGNDIKSFREADLLADQEKLYRDDWNGSTWPPNIVHIDNWDLVGGMSIEYSPGMYSDPDLSRKLWEAGIRIFKGKGTSLVYHFACKSTGRIRKNKGQKTFVLKWNISAKTFQTKYLLRGQSVVNELPEIHLTTTEKLKQLIKRLKAVF